A single Campylobacter concisus DNA region contains:
- a CDS encoding phosphoheptose isomerase (catalyzes the isomerization of sedoheptulose 7-phosphate to D-glycero-D-manno-heptose 7-phosphate), translating to MLKTMIKNELEAHQKTFSEHVNLLGSLECACQMVADTLKNGKKVLICGNGGSAADAQHFAAELTGRYKSERQALPGIALTTDTSALTAIGNDYGFDYVFSRQFEALAQSGDLLVAISTSGNSKNVLEAIKSAKKMGVSVLGLSGKGGGAMNEGCDLNLVVSSSDTARIQESHIFFIHTICQAVDEAFRG from the coding sequence ATGCTAAAAACGATGATAAAAAATGAGCTCGAGGCTCACCAAAAGACCTTTAGCGAGCATGTAAATTTGCTAGGTAGCTTGGAGTGTGCTTGCCAGATGGTGGCTGATACGCTAAAAAATGGCAAAAAGGTGCTGATATGTGGTAACGGTGGCTCTGCGGCGGATGCTCAACACTTTGCAGCCGAGCTAACTGGCAGATATAAAAGCGAGCGTCAAGCGCTCCCTGGCATCGCGCTAACTACCGACACTTCGGCACTTACTGCCATTGGCAACGACTACGGCTTTGACTATGTCTTTTCACGCCAGTTTGAGGCCTTAGCTCAGTCTGGCGACTTGCTCGTGGCAATCTCAACAAGCGGCAACAGCAAAAACGTTCTTGAAGCTATAAAAAGTGCCAAGAAAATGGGCGTATCAGTGCTTGGACTTAGCGGCAAAGGTGGCGGCGCGATGAATGAAGGATGTGATCTAAATTTAGTCGTTAGCTCAAGCGATACAGCAAGAATTCAAGAGTCGCACATATTTTTCATTCACACGATATGTCAAGCCGTAGATGAGGCTTTTAGGGGCTAA
- a CDS encoding cytochrome C → MKKLLIVSSVAALLSTAAFAADGAAIYKKCIACHGAKAEKMFNNKVPALTSLDAAAIEEALKGYKTGANKFGLGAMMKPIATPMSDEDAKAVAEYIQTLK, encoded by the coding sequence ATGAAAAAATTACTAATTGTTTCTAGCGTTGCGGCTCTACTTTCAACTGCTGCCTTTGCTGCAGATGGTGCTGCTATCTACAAAAAATGCATCGCCTGTCATGGTGCAAAAGCTGAAAAAATGTTTAATAATAAAGTTCCAGCTTTAACATCTCTTGATGCAGCAGCTATCGAAGAGGCACTAAAGGGTTATAAAACAGGAGCAAATAAATTTGGTCTTGGCGCTATGATGAAACCAATCGCTACTCCAATGAGCGACGAAGATGCAAAAGCAGTAGCTGAATACATCCAAACTTTAAAATAA
- a CDS encoding bifunctional heptose 7-phosphate kinase/heptose 1-phosphate adenyltransferase, protein MAKRVKILVVGDLMLDHYIWGSCDRISPEAPVQVVKINNETYTLGGAGNVVRNLLSLGANVSVASVLGDDEAGKKIKEKLAELNVKDELILTEKGRESSIKSRIMASHQQVVRIDKESVVKINLEDELILKVKENLVNFKAVLLSDYGKGVLSKKVCQEIINECVRLNIPVLIDPKGSDYSKYKNATLLTPNKKEASEATNLKIKDKAELEKAIKQLKDELNLTYSIITISEEGIALYDDRLHIFAAKAKEVFDVTGAGDTVLATLGYMLANEADIKEAIKIANLAAAVVVAKIGSATASFSEIEQLLNSSFGANFEHKLKSVEELEEILSQKDKKKVVFTNGCFDILHAGHVKYLARARELGDLLVVGLNSDASVKRLKGEARPINSQDDRACVLSGLGFIDYVVIFDEDTPLNLITKIKPDVLVKGADYKGKEVVGSEIVKEVRLIDFVEGKSTTGIIKRIKDAKNDDKK, encoded by the coding sequence ATGGCTAAGAGAGTTAAAATTTTAGTCGTCGGCGATCTCATGCTGGATCACTATATTTGGGGTAGCTGCGACCGTATCTCGCCAGAAGCGCCAGTGCAGGTTGTTAAGATAAATAACGAAACCTACACGCTTGGTGGCGCTGGCAATGTAGTAAGAAATTTACTCTCGCTTGGCGCAAATGTGAGCGTGGCTAGCGTTTTAGGAGATGACGAGGCTGGCAAAAAGATAAAAGAAAAGCTTGCTGAGCTAAATGTAAAAGATGAGCTGATCCTCACCGAAAAAGGGCGTGAAAGCTCGATAAAAAGCCGCATCATGGCATCGCACCAGCAAGTTGTCAGGATCGATAAAGAGAGCGTTGTCAAGATAAATTTAGAAGATGAGCTCATCTTAAAAGTCAAAGAAAACCTTGTAAATTTCAAGGCTGTCTTACTAAGCGACTACGGCAAGGGCGTGCTTAGCAAAAAAGTCTGCCAAGAGATCATAAACGAGTGCGTGAGGCTAAATATCCCAGTACTTATTGATCCAAAAGGCAGCGACTACTCAAAATATAAAAACGCGACCCTTCTAACGCCAAATAAAAAAGAGGCGAGCGAGGCTACAAATTTAAAGATAAAAGATAAAGCTGAGCTTGAAAAGGCGATAAAACAGCTAAAAGACGAGCTAAATTTGACCTATTCTATCATCACGATCTCAGAAGAGGGCATCGCGCTATATGATGATAGGCTGCACATCTTTGCCGCCAAAGCAAAAGAGGTCTTTGATGTCACAGGTGCCGGAGATACGGTGCTTGCCACACTTGGCTACATGCTAGCAAACGAGGCTGATATAAAAGAGGCAATAAAGATAGCAAACCTCGCTGCAGCCGTCGTCGTAGCTAAGATAGGCAGTGCAACGGCTAGCTTTAGCGAAATCGAGCAGCTGCTAAATAGCTCATTTGGGGCAAATTTCGAACACAAGCTTAAAAGTGTTGAGGAATTAGAAGAAATTTTGAGCCAAAAGGATAAGAAAAAGGTTGTTTTCACAAATGGCTGCTTTGATATCTTGCACGCTGGACACGTAAAATACCTAGCGCGCGCAAGAGAGCTTGGCGATCTTTTGGTCGTTGGGCTAAACTCAGATGCTTCAGTTAAGAGGCTAAAAGGCGAGGCTAGGCCTATAAACTCGCAAGATGATAGAGCCTGCGTGCTAAGCGGGCTTGGATTTATCGATTATGTCGTGATATTTGATGAGGATACGCCATTAAATTTGATAACAAAGATAAAGCCAGACGTGCTTGTAAAAGGGGCTGACTACAAGGGCAAAGAGGTAGTTGGCAGCGAGATCGTAAAAGAGGTCAGGCTGATCGACTTTGTCGAGGGCAAAAGCACAACAGGGATAATAAAAAGGATAAAAGATGCTAAAAACGATGATAAAAAATGA
- a CDS encoding ADP-glyceromanno-heptose 6-epimerase, with protein MNLNGKKIVITGGAGFIGSALAHYFDENFKDAHVLVVDKFRNDETFSNGNLKSFGHFKNLLGFKGEIYAGGINDRSTLEKIKNFAPDVIYHEAAISDTTVKEQDELIKTNVNAFVNLLDICESLGAKMIYASSGATYGNAKSPQTVGECEAPNNVYGFSKLSMDNINKIYAKRGVSVVGLRYFNVFGKGEFFKNKTASMVLQFGLQILAGKTPRLFEGSDQIKRDFVYIKDIIDANIKALDAPSGVYNAATGKARSFQDIADILQREIGVNLGNEYIKNPFIGSYQFHTEADVAPAREAFGFSATWSLEEAIKDYLPEIKRIYKEELNG; from the coding sequence ATGAATTTAAACGGAAAAAAAATAGTTATAACTGGCGGCGCTGGCTTTATCGGCTCAGCTTTGGCGCATTATTTTGATGAAAACTTTAAAGACGCTCACGTGCTTGTAGTGGATAAATTTAGAAACGACGAGACATTTAGCAATGGCAACCTAAAAAGCTTTGGACATTTTAAAAATTTACTTGGCTTTAAGGGTGAAATTTACGCTGGTGGCATTAACGATCGCAGCACGCTTGAGAAGATAAAAAACTTTGCTCCAGACGTCATCTATCACGAGGCAGCGATCTCAGATACGACCGTTAAAGAGCAAGACGAGCTAATAAAAACAAATGTAAATGCCTTTGTAAATTTACTTGACATCTGCGAGAGTTTGGGCGCAAAGATGATCTACGCAAGCTCAGGGGCGACTTACGGTAACGCAAAGAGCCCACAAACAGTTGGCGAGTGCGAAGCGCCAAATAACGTATATGGCTTTAGCAAGCTAAGCATGGATAATATCAATAAAATTTATGCAAAGCGCGGCGTGAGCGTGGTTGGACTGAGGTATTTTAACGTCTTTGGCAAGGGCGAGTTTTTCAAAAATAAAACAGCCTCGATGGTGCTTCAGTTTGGCCTGCAAATTTTAGCTGGCAAGACGCCAAGACTCTTTGAAGGGAGCGACCAGATCAAAAGAGACTTCGTTTACATAAAAGACATTATTGACGCAAACATAAAAGCACTTGACGCGCCAAGTGGTGTCTATAACGCAGCTACTGGCAAGGCTAGAAGCTTTCAAGATATCGCTGACATCTTGCAGCGTGAGATCGGCGTAAATTTAGGCAACGAATACATCAAAAACCCATTTATCGGCTCATATCAGTTTCACACAGAGGCCGATGTCGCCCCAGCTCGCGAGGCATTTGGTTTTAGCGCGACTTGGAGCCTAGAAGAGGCGATCAAAGACTACTTACCAGAGATAAAGAGAATTTATAAGGAAGAGCTAAATGGCTAA
- a CDS encoding D,D-heptose 1,7-bisphosphate phosphatase, protein MNKNEPIKALFLDRDGVINEDAGYVYEIKDFKFIDGIFDALREFAEAGYKLFVVTNQSGIGRGYYTQEQFDALNKFMLESFKKEQIFITKVYFCPHAPEADCACRKPNPKMILDACKEFNIDLENSIMIGDKPSDIEAGKRAGVGRNFLLDGINFKDVRDVLNKLKKEKSL, encoded by the coding sequence ATGAATAAAAATGAGCCTATTAAAGCACTTTTTCTAGATAGAGACGGCGTAATAAACGAAGATGCTGGATATGTTTACGAGATAAAAGACTTTAAATTTATCGATGGCATTTTTGATGCGTTAAGAGAATTTGCTGAGGCTGGCTACAAGCTCTTTGTCGTGACAAATCAATCAGGCATCGGCAGGGGCTACTACACGCAGGAGCAGTTTGACGCTCTAAACAAATTTATGCTAGAAAGCTTTAAAAAAGAGCAAATTTTTATCACCAAAGTCTATTTTTGTCCGCACGCTCCAGAGGCGGATTGCGCTTGCAGAAAACCAAATCCAAAAATGATACTTGATGCTTGCAAAGAGTTTAACATCGACCTTGAAAACTCGATCATGATAGGCGATAAGCCAAGCGACATCGAGGCTGGCAAAAGAGCAGGTGTGGGCAGAAATTTCTTGCTTGATGGCATAAATTTTAAAGATGTAAGAGATGTTTTAAATAAGCTAAAAAAGGAAAAATCACTATGA
- a CDS encoding transporter, producing MQEAMDKFLNDPSQQNEINLISALKKATFFAPVLLNQALVKPDGGVVYEEEGSNIKFILLEDEGEKLSYFPAFTSKEAMKLWRNDSEQESIEIGLKEYLAMLRESSYAGVVVDAFSYDFILKKEQIARILD from the coding sequence ATGCAAGAAGCGATGGATAAATTTTTAAATGATCCAAGCCAGCAAAATGAGATAAATTTGATATCTGCTTTAAAAAAGGCTACTTTTTTCGCTCCGGTGCTTTTAAACCAAGCGCTTGTAAAACCTGATGGCGGCGTAGTTTATGAGGAGGAGGGCTCAAATATCAAATTTATCCTTCTTGAAGATGAGGGCGAGAAGCTTAGTTATTTTCCAGCATTTACTAGCAAAGAGGCGATGAAGCTTTGGCGAAACGATAGCGAGCAAGAGAGCATTGAGATAGGGCTAAAAGAGTATCTTGCGATGCTACGAGAGAGCAGTTACGCTGGAGTCGTGGTTGATGCTTTTAGCTATGATTTTATTCTTAAAAAAGAGCAGATAGCAAGAATTTTAGACTAA